The window GTTGGCTGACCATGTTGATGCATGACCATTGGCTGCCGATCATCATCCGGCTCGGCGTTGCCACGCTACTGGGGCTCGCGATCGGCTTCGAGCGGGAGTGGCGCGGCCATGATGCGGGGATGCGCACGCACGCGCTGGTCGCGCTCAGCTCGGCAATGATCACCGTCTCGGCGCTGCTCCTGTCGGACGATCTGTACAGACGCGGCACCGACAGCGACCCGGTGCGGGTGGTTCAGGGACTTGCCCAGGCCATCGGCTTCATCGCCGGCGGGCTCATCTTCGTGCGCGGTGGCGGCGTGAAGAACATGACGACAGCGACGAGCCTGTGGATGGCGGCCGCAGTCGGAATTGCTGGCGGCGCTGGCCAGTTCGCGCTCGTCGTCATCGCCTCGGTAATGGCCATATTGGTGTTGACGGTCGTGGGCGTCGCGAAACGTTTCCTGCCCCTGCCCGATGAAGAGGCTCCGACCGTCAGCGGCCATGTCAGCCTGCCCAACCGGCGAGGCAGTGATAGCGATACGCAGAGCTGACGGATTTCGAAAGAAGACGCGCGCGGGTCACTTCGCAGCTGCGTCCAGTGATCGTCCGCCTCCCGCCCGTGCAATGTAGGGAGGGCTGTCGAGATCGTCAGCGCGTTGGAGATAGGCGGCAGACATTTTCAAATGGATGGCCGCGGCGCAGCGGTCTTTGGAGTTGGTGGCGAGTACGGCCTCCTGGCGCGCACGTTCGATGAAATAGTCGCGCTGATCGGCCTGATAGGGCGTTGGCATCAGGCCTCTCCGCGAGGGCGCATTGCCGACTGGTCTGACCACAGATGCTCGCGATAGCGTCGGAAACAGTCCTGACCCCGCGCCAGACGGATCAACGCGCCTTCCGCGATCGCGATCGCCCGCGCAGGATCTTCCGCGATGGCCGGTCGGAGCGCCTCGCGATTCCAATCCGCGCTATGTTTGACGTCGAGCACCGCGTGAAGGTCGAAATAGCGCCTCTCGCGCTCGCTCAGCCCGATGCGGCGCAGCCCTTTGGCAACCATCGCCGATCGTCCCGGCGCGGTCAGTTCGATCACGCCAAGGGCGCCAACCGAATGCCACGCATAACGCCGCGTCGTCGCCATCGCCGTCATCGCATTGGCCAGCGCGAGGCTTTCCCACACAGTCGTCTCGATGCTGGGTTCGACATTCAGCGTTTCAACAAGTTGGTCGAGCATCGGGCCGTGCATGCCCTTCGCATTGCCGCGTCCCATTTCATCCC is drawn from Sphingomonas crocodyli and contains these coding sequences:
- a CDS encoding MgtC/SapB family protein; translation: MLMHDHWLPIIIRLGVATLLGLAIGFEREWRGHDAGMRTHALVALSSAMITVSALLLSDDLYRRGTDSDPVRVVQGLAQAIGFIAGGLIFVRGGGVKNMTTATSLWMAAAVGIAGGAGQFALVVIASVMAILVLTVVGVAKRFLPLPDEEAPTVSGHVSLPNRRGSDSDTQS
- a CDS encoding iron-containing redox enzyme family protein — translated: MATQFRREAQGSQFLTDSFQRGLARWNRERLAPAFPTHDWQQLLDRDNRMLRLEGGFLEELRAGVADEAASAPTDPDGFIAWFEDLKATGPGQGDPLFPWLAEKADADQLRWFFEQEAAGEAGFDDLVAMTQVKLPVGPKLELARNYWDEMGRGNAKGMHGPMLDQLVETLNVEPSIETTVWESLALANAMTAMATTRRYAWHSVGALGVIELTAPGRSAMVAKGLRRIGLSERERRYFDLHAVLDVKHSADWNREALRPAIAEDPARAIAIAEGALIRLARGQDCFRRYREHLWSDQSAMRPRGEA